TTGAATTTTCATCTTTATTTTGTCCCTCCAAAAATTACTAATTTTTTGCGAAAAATTGTTCTGGCTTAACTTCTGAAATATAATCTTCAATAAGGTCAATATCTACACTCTTTTCCCAATAAACCTCTTTAAATCCTTTGGAAGAAAGATCCAAATCTTCTGTAGCTCTAATTTGCTTCGAAATCCACTTAACAATTGGTAAACTCCAAACATTTGACAAACCACTATTCCAATACTCTAAAATTGTATGTCTTCTTATATTTCCAAAAGTCAATGGTAAATAAGGAGATATTCTCAAATATCCATATGCATCTATTCCTATAAATGGATTATAACCACTTTCTCTATAGTTCGATCTTATAAGGTGATCTACCGGATCTCCCCATTCTACATTCATTCCTTTCTTTGCTATTTGTTGCATTTGTAACTGTTTTAGCTTTGTTGCAAGAATTTGATAATCTCTATAGGTTGGAATATACCCATTTAAATTTCTCTTCGCTCTTCCCATTACCATTAGAGGCTGAACGCGAAATTCACAAACACCTAATTGCTCGCATAATTTTATCGCTTCATCAATTTCTGGAATATTTTTTAAAGTTGGTGTATAAGCAACACCAACGTATAACCCAGCTTCCACAAGACTTTTTATAGCATTGACAGCCTTGTTAAAACTTC
The sequence above is drawn from the Caldicellulosiruptor bescii DSM 6725 genome and encodes:
- a CDS encoding radical SAM protein, producing MNCNVPKPLIMSIDVTYKCTMRCLHCFNGSNENELEPELTDEELLYLADQIVDIMPNVICFCGGEPLIRREILYLCCEKIVKRTNGYTKVNVVTNGELVNNEVARNLRKAGFNLVQVSLDGAKPETHDWLRNKIGSFNKAVNAIKSLVEAGLYVGVAYTPTLKNIPEIDEAIKLCEQLGVCEFRVQPLMVMGRAKRNLNGYIPTYRDYQILATKLKQLQMQQIAKKGMNVEWGDPVDHLIRSNYRESGYNPFIGIDAYGYLRISPYLPLTFGNIRRHTILEYWNSGLSNVWSLPIVKWISKQIRATEDLDLSSKGFKEVYWEKSVDIDLIEDYISEVKPEQFFAKN